One region of Quercus lobata isolate SW786 chromosome 2, ValleyOak3.0 Primary Assembly, whole genome shotgun sequence genomic DNA includes:
- the LOC115961476 gene encoding uncharacterized protein LOC115961476, giving the protein MIIGRQKSNEMAKCYILASISNVLQHQMQDVELFLDIMLSLKEMFGEQGRSTRQETMRQIYNTKMTNGTSVREHCLKMISNLNTLEVLGADIDAESQVDMILQSLPKSFKEFKLNYNMNKNIYSLSKLVNELVAVEGILGTFSVDANMAKTSTSQPKSKCKGKEKKEKKDFTKQDGVPRDQKAE; this is encoded by the exons ATGATCATTGGCAGGCAGAAATCTAATGAGATGGCCAAGTGCTATATCCTAGCATCTATCTCAAATGTTCTACAACATCAAATGCAGGATGTAGAACTATTTTTGGACATAATGCTAAGTTTGAAGGAAATGTTTGGTGAGCAAGGCCGTTCTACAAGGCAAGAAACTATGAGgcaaatttataataccaaaatgaCTAATGGCACTTCAGTGAGGGAGCATTGTCTTAAGATGATCTCTAATCTAAATACACTGGAAGTTTTAGGTGCCGATATTGATGCAGAATCCCAAGTGGATATGATACTCCAGTCACTACCAAAATCATTTAAGGAATTCAAacttaattataatatgaacaaaaatatttattcattgTCTAAATTAGTGAATGAATTGGTGGCAGTGGAAGGCATTCTTGGTACATTCAGTGTTGATGCTAATATGGCTAAAACTTCTACTTCTCAACCTAAATCAAAATGCAAAGGTaaggagaagaaggagaagaaggactTTACCAAGCAAGATG GGGTTCCAAGAGACCAAAAAGCTGAATGA